From a single Cryptococcus deuterogattii R265 chromosome 5, complete sequence genomic region:
- a CDS encoding cathepsin A (carboxypeptidase C), which produces MRLSTLALMATPALALPNYLRLSNGPSELASNLATHAISSTQAWLQDAVSNTRNSVQKGWKAVQDGLDQELKVENIDKDGIEYLALSHPAFPLHRLRVVKPELCDSSVKQLSGYLDISETRHLFFWFQESRQSPDEDPLVLWLNGGPGCSSTTGLLFELGGCNIRDKGENTTFNEYSWNSIANVLYLDQPIGVGYSYADEGEVNNSPAAAEDVYAFLVLFISKFREYSELDFHIAGESYAGTYIPNIASVVHKNNIALDLVPTPSIPRINLKSVMIGNGLTDPYAQFGSVPDWACNSTYAPYDDPSPECDSLRTRASRCQGLISGCYKTNSRFTCVPAALYCWSMFNELQDLGLNMYDVRKTCDKSPEKDGPLCYREMGWMETYLNKPDVKKELGAPESVTFQSCNMQINQNFLLHGDGMHYAGGLLPDLVEDGIRVLVYAGQADMLVNYIGCASVLDNLQTGYLASYLAAPVVNFTSPDGEVFGYTKSASKDGKGSGNVAFVAFHNAGHMVPHDDPEAALRMAGRWLKNEPLAVAKDEWW; this is translated from the exons ATGCGTCTCTCCACATTGGCCCTCATGGCCACGCCGGCGTTGGCATTGCCCAACTACCTCCGTCTCAGCAACGGTCCTTCTGAACTTGCGAGTAACCTCGCCACCCATGCTATCTCATCTACTCAGGCATGGCTTCAGGACGCCGTCTCCAACACCAGGAACAGCGTTcagaaaggatggaaggcGGTTCAAGATGGATTGGACCAAGAACTCAAGGTAGAGAACATTGATAAGGATGGTATTGAGT ACCTTGCCCTCTCTCACCCTgctttccctcttcaccgcTTGCGTGTCGTCAAGCCCGAGCTTTGCGACTCCTCTGTCAAGCAACTCTCAGGTTATCTTGATATCTCTGAGACCCGTCACCTTTTCTTCTGGTTTCAGGAGTCTCGCCAGAGCCCCGATGAGGACCCGCTCGTCCTTTGGCTCAATGGTGGCCCCGGATGTTCCTCTACCACTGGTCTTCTCTTCGAATTGGGTGGATGCAACATCAGAGACAAGGGAGAGAACACGACCTTCAATGAATACTCTTGGAACTCTATTGCTAACGTCTTGTACTTGGACC AGCCAATCGGTGTGGGATATTCTTACGCCGATGAGGGAGAAGTCAACAATTCTCCAGCTGCTGCCGAAGATGTCTATGCTTTTCTCGTATTGTTCATCTCCAAG TTCCGAGAGTACAGTGAACTTGACTTCCATATTGCCGGTGAATCCTACGCCGGCACTTACATCCCCAACATTGCCAGC GTTGTCCACAAGAATAACATTGCTCTTGATCTCGTCCCtactccttccatccccagGATCAACCTTAAGTCGGTCATGATTGGTAACGGTCTTACTGACCCTTACGCTCAATTTGGCTCTGTCCCTGA CTGGGCATGTAACTCCACTTACGCCCCTTACGATGATCCCTCCCCGGAATGCGATTCTCTTCGCACCCGCGCTAGCCGCTGCCAAGGTTTGATCAGCGGATGTTACAAGACCAACTCGAGATTCACCTGTGTTCCTGCGGCTCTCTACTGCTGGTCCATGTTCAACGAATTACAGGATCTC GGTCTCAACATGTATGATGTCCGCAAAACTTGCGACAAATCTCCCGAGAAGGATGGACCCCTGTGCTACCGCGAAATGGGCTGGATGGAAACTTACTTGAACAAACCTGacgtgaagaaggagttggGTGCTCCCGAGAGCGTCACTTTCCAGAGCTGCAACATGCAAATCAACCAAAATTT TTTGTTGCACGGTGACGGGATGCATTATGCTGGTGGCCTCCTTCCTGAccttgttgaggatggCATCCGAGTTTTGGTCTATGCTGGTCAAGCGGACATGC TTGTCAACTACATCGGATGTGCTTCCGTCCTTGATAACCTCCAGACAGGCTATCTCGCTTCCTACCTTGCTGCGCCCGTCGTGAACTTTACCAGCCCCGATGGCGAGGTGTTTGGATACACAAAGTCTGCCAGCAAGGACGGCAAGGGTTCGGGCAACGTCGCTTTTGTGGCTTTCCACAATGCGGGACACATGGTGCCGCATGATGATCCCGAAGCAGCGTTAAGGATGGCCGGCCGATGGTTAAAGAATGAACCTTTGGCTGTTGCGAAAGATGAGTGGTGGTAA
- a CDS encoding atypical/PIKK/FRAP protein kinase: MSSQSDVLDNIFQRLSARSEDVRAQAGQDLAEHVVAYTQEYPGHDASKGVWAQVFHKTFEFTRSNNQLERLGAIIAIAQLLQLTKDDTPDRAQQKVLRLYEYLRPLTTCGDSTVMLPASLVVEDMVRNSPTLHTDTFLGKEVGQALVMIDDSRQEVGRFSGALLLYAFARAAPGVFHQYIPKVLEKIWIPLRDSRSVVRERASMLLSTCLDTLKTRGDRPSTDTYRKIFEEARLGLLKASSTESILGSLLAFNSMLQNQQLSMAEYYRSICELTFKYRDSKEVSIRKAVIALIPSMATYDSDDFEAHYLHRSMAYLLQALNRPADRDISYVALGHMAVHLGSKMKPFIDDIMRIIRDHLRMRGKKNAPYEAPIFQCLAMLATSVGPMLTRQMHEILDLMFPWGLSEPLCTALQATASHIPPLLRTIQDRLLEMLSQTLTGQSYRPLGAPAPRGGAQMDLNLLQSTTNAQSADTLKLALRLLARFDFVGHTLSEFVRDAALPYLEHDSVEVRREAVLATTTLFMTDPICQQTSSNSVEIVNDVLSKLLTVAITDPNAGIRRTVLDHLEDKFDRHLAQAADIRCLFIALNDEVFGNRERTISIIGRLAHHNPAYVMPHLRKSLINIVTELEYSTNARQKEESAKLLCLMVGAAAGLVKSYAPTILSVLLRTASSPDSSIGVQAECLKCIGELARVAGEELVPSVRAILDLVIEMLNDQSSPAKRDTALKTLGQIASNTGEVIKPYTDYPQLMGVLFRFLRMEANSSVRQETIKTIGMLGALDPFKHKTLLGDVDDPVDEGTTSRVNDIVLLNQHNSSVNDEFFQTVVIHSLVNVLHDSTYKDHYQAVEAIMMIFRTQRLRCVNFLPQIVPAFLNVIRIAHSSRTELYLKQLAQFITIVKLHIRNYLNDVFDLIHEFWNPNSSLQITIVSLVEAIAKAVEGEFKAYLPKLLQQILRSFDGDLSAKHLPELKLNTLLQILKAFYVFGESIEDYLHLVLPVIVRSFENPGAPDSLRIAALRTTGQLCRKVNFSDHASQIIHPLVRTLGSSSEELRQTAMETLCVLVLQFGPDYAIFIPMVNKALIENKISHPGYEALITKLLNRERLPPDLGPVERYASDSATEASAPEPVALKVNQQALKLAWDCSHLLNTNSRTEWISWIIGLGHEMMRESPSQAIRAARSLALSSVAFTKELFNVAFYSCWQELFESYQEDLWHNLDRAIKKEDVPGDVVNMILGATQFLEHDEKEVAIESRVLGSVAANYQALAVALHYKEQEFFLDPSKEVIEDLIDVNQKLQQSDAAWGTLEWAQTEMGMTTEVEWYEKLGRWEEALQVWNERDADSSTSFSEWEITEGKVTCLHAMGEWEQLSDFVQARWANRTAEEKKLLSPLAAAASWSLKQWDLMDDYISAMKGDGADRAFFKAILAVHRNQIPAALKQISKARERLDPELTTLTGDSYGRAYDTVVRIQMLAELEEIIAYKDHADEPARQEMQRQTWKKRLAGCQRDVEVWQRILQVRSLVLKPNEDMDTWIEFADLCRTSDRLNLAEKTLTSLVGFQYPSMEDTRGRAPPPIIFAYLRMAWAKNLQIDSREERYETLQHLRDFTDQLTDDVGIGARGPNGRLMLPDQKLYGSYTKLLAQCHVELGQWQATLRESQGSADPSGILHDYSLATELDPEWYQAWHTWALANFEVITQLEVSQQGLSPIHFTTYIIPAVEGFLKSISLSPGNSLQDTLRLLTLWFTYGYSSGVTAAVSQGLPTVNIDVWLEVIPQIIARIQTPRQSIQQLIVQLLHDIGKAHPQALIYPLTVASKSTVAARRNVAQNITHKMREHSPKIVDQAELVSTELIRAAILWHEMWYDGLEEASKHYFGDHDIPGMLGVLEPLHEIVENGPQTLRETSFIQSFGHDLRIAREHLKRYRITQDGTEIQQAWDVYYSVFQRLGKQLKLLNVIELQYVSPKLMAVRDLDIAVPGTYQSGKPIIGIKNVIPTFKVIASKQKPRQCSMRGMDGKEYAYCLKGHEDLRQDERVMQLFGLVNTLLNNDHESAKRHLSIQRFSVTPLSPSAGLLGWVTHSDTIHVLIKQYRDQRKILVDIEHKLMQQMSDESYDSLPLLHKVEIFQYALDNTTGQDLYRILWLKSRNSDIWLERRTTYTRSLGLNSMVGYILGLGDRHPSNLLLDQITGKMVHIDFGDCFEVAQQRDKYPEKVPFRLTRMLIHAMEVCGITGNFSRSCEVSMEVLRDNRESLMAVLEAFVYDPLIAWRLTATDKRPGGVGEVKDLDDPAAYGKQRKNKANETEILNDVENTEVKNDKGLQVIERVRRKLTGRDFKPDVVLDVKSQVEKLVVEATKTENLCVAFLGWCSFW, from the exons ATGTCTTCACAATCAGACGTTCTTGATAACATTTTTCAGCGTCTGTCCGCCAG GTCGGAAGATGTCCGCGCCCAAGCTGGCCAAGATCTTGCAGAGCACGTCGTAGCTTATACCCAAGAATACCCGGGACATGATGCTTCGAAGGGTGTATGGGCACAGGTCTTTCACAAGACATTCGAGTTTACTAGGAGCAACAATCAGCTCGAGAGGTTAGGTGCTATCATTGCCATCG CCCAGTTGTTACAATTAACCAAGGATGACACACCAGATCGTGCTCAACAAAAGGTTCTACGCCTCTATGAAT ATCTCCGACCTCTCACAACATGCGGCGATTCGACCGTCATGCTTCCCGCTTCTCTCGTCGTTGAAGATATGGTCCGCAATTCCCCCACCCTTCACACTGATACTTTCCTTGGCAAAGAAGTTGGACAAGCGCTGGTAATGATTGATG ACTCACGTCAAGAAGTCGGTCGTTTCAGTGgtgcccttcttctctatGCTTTCGCCCGTGCTGCCCCTGGAGTATTCCATCAATACATCCCCAAGGTCTTGGAAAAGATTTGGATCCCACTTCGTGACTCTAGATCTGTTGTCCGAGAACGCGCGAGCATGCTCTTATCTACTTGTCTTGATACTCTCAAAACCCGAGGAGACCGACCATCTACCGACACATACCGCAAGATCTTTGAAGAGGCCCGTCTTGGTCTCCTCAAAGCCAGCTCCACAGAGTCTATTTTGGGTTCCCTCCTTGCTTTCAATTCTATGCTTCAAAATCAACAGCTCTCGATGGCGGAGTATTACCGCTCCATCTGCGAACTAACCTTCAAATACCGTGATTCGAAGGAAGTATCTATTAGGAAGGCTGTTATCGCTCTCATACCGTCCATGGCGACATATGACAGCGACGACTTTGAGGCACACTATTTGCATAGAAGTATGGCGTATCTGCTGCAAGCTTTGAACAGACCGGCAGACAGGGACATTT CATATGTGGCGTTGGGTCATATGGCCGTACATCTTGGATCCAAAATGAAACCTTTCATTGACGACATTATGCGAATCATTCGTGATCATCTACGCATGCGAGG CAAAAAGAATGCTCCATACGAAgcccccatcttccaatgcCTCGCAATGCTTGCTACCTCTGTTGGCCCTATGCTTACCCGCCAGATGCACGAAATTCTCGACCTCATGTTCCCCTGGGGCCTTTCCGAACCCTTATGTAcagctcttcaagccaCCGCCTCACATATCCCTCCTCTATTGAGGACTATCCAAGATAGATTGTTGGAGATGCTTTCGCAGACTTTGACCGGGCAAAGCTATAGACCGTTAGGTGCGCCTGCCCCAAGAGGTGGTGCGCAGATGGATCTTAACCTTTTGCAA TCTACAACCAATGCCCAGTCAGCAGACACTCTCAAACTTgcccttcgtcttcttgCGCGCTTTGACTTTGTCGGCCATACCCTTAGCGAGTTCGTCCGCGACGCTGCCCTTCCGTACCTTGAACACGACAGCGTTGAGGTCCGACGTGAAGCTGTGTTGGCAACCACAACTTTGTTCATGACGGACCCGATCTGTCAGCAGACAAGCAGTAATTCGGTCGAGATTGTAAATGATGTGTTGAGTAAATTGTTAACTGTGGCCATTACCGATCCTA ATGCTGGAATCCGCCGGACGGTACTGGATCACCTCGAGGACAAGTTTGATCGCCATCTCGCTCAGGCTGCGGATATCCGATGTCTTTTTATCGCTCTCAACGATGAAGTCTTCGGTAATCGCGAGAGAACCATCTCGATCATTGGGAGATTGGCACACCACAACCCGGCGTATGTGATGCCTCATTTGAGAAAGAGCTTGATCAATATTGTCACTGAGTTGGAGTATTCTACCAATGC GCgacaaaaggaagagagtgcCAAACTGCTCTGTCTTATGGTCGGCGCTGCCGCAGGTCTCGTCAAGTCTTACGCCCCTACCATCCTGTCCGTCCTTCTGCGCACCGCTTCCAGCCCCGATTCTTCTATCGGTGTCCAAGCAGAATGTCTCAAATGTATTGGCGAGCTTGCCAGAGTTGCAGGCGAAGAACTCGTCCCCTCTGTCCGAGCTATTCTCGACCTCGTCATCGAAATGCTCAACGACCAGTCTTCCCCTGCCAAGAGAGATACTGCCCTCAAAACTTTGGGACAAATTGCGAGTAACACAGGAGAGGTTATCAAACCGTATACAGATTACCCTCAGTTGATGGGGGTGCTGTTTAGGTTCTTGAGAATGGAGGCGAATTCAAGCGTTAGGCAGGAAACCATCAAGACGATTGGTATGCTGGGTGCCTTGGATCCATTCAAACACAAG ACTTTGTTGGGTGATGTGGACGACCCCGTCGACGAAGGAACAACCTCGCGGGTCAATGACATTGTGTTACTCAACCAACACAACTCTTCGGTCAATGACGAGTTCTTCCAGACTGTTGTCATTCATTCCTTAGTCAATGTCTTACATGACTCTACTTACAAAGATCACTATCAAGCCGTGGAAGCCATTATGATGATTTTTAGGACCCAACGATTGAGATGTGTAAACTTCCTCCCTCAG ATCGTCCCTGCATTCCTCAATGTCATTCGTATTGCACACTCCTCTCGTACCGAGCTTTACCTCAAACAACTTGCGCAGTTTATTACAATCGTCAAATTACATATCCGCAATTATCTCAATGATGTCTTTGATCTGATCCACGAATTCTGGAACCCTAACTCTAGTCTTCAGATCACCATTGTCTCCCTCGTTGAGGCCATCGCCAAGGCTGTGGAAGGAGAATTTAAAGCTTACTTACCCAAGCTCTTACAGCAGATTTTAAGATCATTTGACGGAGATTTGTCAGCCAAGCACCTCCCGGAGTTGAAACTCAACACTTTGCTTCAGATCCTGAAAGCGTTCTACGTCTTTGGCGAATCTATTGAAGACTACCTCCACCTTGTCTTACCCGTCATTGTTCGATCTTTTGAGAACCCGGGCGCCCCCGACTCTCTTCGAATTGCTGCCTTACGTACTACTGGACAGCTTTGTCGTAAAGTCAACTTTTCGGACCATGCGAGTCAGATCATCCACCCTTTAGTAAGGACTTTGGGTAGTAGCTCAGAAGAGTTGAGACAGACTGCAATGGAAACACTTTGTGTTTTGGTGTTGCAGTTCGGCCCAGATTATgctatcttcatccccatGGTAAACAAA GCTTTGATAGAGAACAAAATATCACATCCTGGTTACGAAGCCCTTATAACTAAGTTGCTTAACCGCGAGCGCCTTCCTCCAGACCTTGGCCCTGTCGAACGATACGCCAGCGATTCGGCCACTGAAGCCTCTGCCCCAGAGCCTGTTGCTCTGAAGGTCAATCAGCAGGCTCTTAAGCTGGCTTGGGACTGTTCCCACTTGCTTAACACCAATAGCAGGACCGAGTGGATCTCATGGATTATTGGCTTGGGCCAcgagatgatgagagaaagCCCTAGTCAAGCCATAAGGGCTGCGAGGAGTTTGGCCTTGAGTAGTGTTGCCTTCACCAAGGAACTGTTTAATGTTGCTTTCTATTCATGCTGGCAGGAACTATTTGAGAGTTATCAG GAGGACTTATGGCATAACCTTGACCGAGCCAtcaagaaagaggatgtCCCTGGCGATGTTGTCAACATGATTCTCGGGGCCACTCAGTTTTTGGAACAcgatgaaaaggaggtAGCTATCGAAAGCCGTGTTTTGGGCAGCGTG GCTGCCAATTATCAAGCTCTCGCGGTCGCGCTACATTACAAAGAACAGGaattcttccttgacccTAGCAAGGAAGTTATCGAAGATCTCATTGACGTTAATCAGAAGCTCCAGCAAAGCGATGCCGCCTGGGGTACCCTTGAGTGGGCTCAGACAGAGATGGGAATGACTACTGAGGTCGAGTGGTACGAAAAGCTCGGAAGGTGGGAGGAAGCGTTACAAGTATGGAACGAGCGAGATGCCGATTCTTCGACTTCTTTCTCAGAGTGGGAGATTACCGAAGGCAAGGTCACTTGTCTGCATGCTATGGGCGAATGGGAGCAACTCTCCGACTTCGTTCAGGCTCGATGGGCTAACAGAAcggcagaggagaagaaattgCTTTCACCGTTGGCGGCAGCGGCCAGTTGGTCGCTGAAGCAATGGGATTTGATGGACGACTATATCTCTGCCATGAAGGGAGACGGGGCGGATCGCGCGTTCTTCAAGGCTATCTTAGCCGTGCACAGGAACCAAATTCCTGCTGCTTTGAAGCAAATCTCAAAAGCACGGGAAAGGTTGGATCCAGAGTTGACTACGTTGACTGGTGATAGCTACGGCCGAGCCTATGA CACTGTCGTGAGGATTCAAATGCTTGCTGAACTTGAGGAAATCATTGCCTACAAGGACCACGCCGATGAGCCTGCCCGACAGGAGATGCAACGGCagacttggaagaagcg TCTGGCCGGATGTCAGCGTGATGTCGAAGTTTGGCAGCGCATTCTCCAGGTCAGGTCCCTTGTACTCAAGCCTAATGAGGATATGGACACTTGGATTGAGTTTGCGGACCTCTGTCGGACATCTGACAGGCTGAACTTGGCCGAGAAGACGCTGACATCTCTTGTTGGCTTCCAATACCCATCGATGGAAGAT ACTCGAGGACGAGCACCACCTCCCATTATCTTCGCTTACCTCCGTATGGCTTGGGCCAAGAACCTTCAAATCGACTCTCGTGAAGAACGTTACGAGACTCTCCAACACCTGCGCGACTTTACCGATCAGCTTACTGACGATGTTGGTATCGGAGCGAGGGGTCCTAATGGCAGACTCATGTTACCGGACCAGAAGTTGTATGGATCTTATACCAAGTTGCTGGCGCAGTGCCATGTTGAGTTAGGTCAATGGCAAGCTACTTTAAGGGAAAGCCAAGGCTCA GCCGATCCCTCGGGCATTCTCCACGACTATTCTCTCGCCACTGAACTTGACCCCGAGTGGTACCAAGCATGGCACACTTGGGCATTGGCCAATTTCGAGGTCATTACCCAGCTTGAAGTGTCACAGCAAGGTCTCTCGCCTATTCACTTTACGACTTATATCATCCCTGCTGTTGAGGGCTTCCTTAAGTCTATCTCGCTTTCTCCTGGCAACTCGTTGCAAGATACTTTGAGGTTGTTGACTCTCTGGTTTACGTATGGATACTCTAGCGGGGTGACTGCGGCTGTTAGCCAAGGTCTTCCCACTGTCAACATTGATGTCTGGCTTGAGGTCATTCCTCAG ATCATTGCTCGTATCCAGACGCCCCGCCAGTCTATACAGCAGCTCATTGTGCAGCTCTTGCACGATATTGGCAaagctcatcctcaagcCCTTATCTACCCTCTTACTGTCGCCTCCAAATCTACAGTCGCTGCCCGACGCAATGTCGCTCAAAATATCACCCACAAAATGCGAGAGCACTCTCCCAAGATCGTTGATCAGGCCGAGCTTGTCAGCACTGAGCTTATTCGAGCGGCTATCTTGTGGCATGAAATGTGGTATGATggtttggaagaagcatcGAAGCACTACTTTGGTGACCATGATATACCTGGCATGTTGGGGGTCCTTGAGCCTTTGCATGAGATTGTCGAAAAC GGACCGCAAACACTGCGTGAGACGTCCTTTATCCAGTCATTCGGCCATGATCTGCGTATCGCTCGGGAGCATCTCAAGCGTTACCGTATAACTCAGGATGGTACCGAAATCCAACAAGCATGGGATGTCTACTATTCCGTCTTCCAGCGTCTTGGCAAACagctcaagctcctcaacGTGATTGAGCTGCAATATGTCTCGCCAAAGCTGATGGCTGTTCGAGACTTGGATATTGCTGTTCCAGGTACCTACCAGAGTGGCAAGCCTATCATCGGTATTAAGAATGTCATCCCAACCTTCAAGGTTATCGCCTCCAAGCAAAAGCCAAGACAGTGCAGCATGCGCGGTATGGATGGTAAGGAGTATGCATATTGTCTCAAGG GCCACGAGGACTTGCGACAAGATGAGCGTGTCATGCAACTCTTCGGTTTGGTCAACACTCTTCTTAATAATGACCACGAATCCGCCAAGCGACATCTCAGCATCCAGCGATTTTCTGTaactcctctttcccctaGTGCCGGTTTGCTCGGTTGGGTTACCCACAGTGACACCATTCACGTTCTCATTAAACAGTACCGAGACCAAAGGAAAATCTTGGTGGATATTGAGCATAAACTTATGCAACAG ATGTCTGATGAGAGCTACGACTCTCTACCGCTCTTGCACAAGGTCGAGATCTTCCAGTATGCACTGGATAACACAACTGGTCAGGATTTGTACCGCATCTTGTGGCTCAAGTCACGTAACTCAGATATCTGGcttgagagaagaacgaCTTATACCAGAAGTCTTGGCCTGAACTCCATGGTCGGGTATATCCTTGGCTTGGGTGATAGACATCCTTCAAACCTGTTGCTCGATCAGATTACGGGTAAAATGGTCCACATTGACTTT GGTGATTGCTTCGAAGTTGCTCAACAGAGAGACAAATACCCTGAGAAAGTACCGTTCCGACTTACCCGAATGCTCATTCATGCCATGGAG GTCTGCGGTATCACTGGTAATTTCTCGCGCAGTTGTGAAGTGTCTATGGAAGTCCTGCGTGACAACAGAGAATCACTCATGGCCGTGCTTGAAGCTTTTGTGTACGACCCCCTTATTGCTTGGCGTCTTACAGCGACGGACAAACGACCTGGTGGTGTTGGCGAAGTCAAAGATCTGGATGATCCGGCGGCGTACGgaaagcagaggaagaacaaggcgAATGAGACGGAGATTCTGAATG ATGTAGAAAATACCGAGGTGAAAAACGACAAGGGTCTGCAGGTCATCGAACGAGTACGACGAAAGTTGACCGGTCGAGACTTCAAGCCCGACGTTGTACTAGACGTTAAGTCCCAGGTGGAGAAGTTGGTGGTTGAGGCGACAAAGACGGAGAACTTGTGTGTGGCGTTTTTAGGATG GTGTTCCTTCTGGTAA
- a CDS encoding DNA-directed RNA polymerase III subunit RPC6, whose product MSSMSTADQQVWKKVLAAKNKVRLSSAMNNGGLTKRRSEYELDSDRGELPYYEQKAVMSSVTTLLKLRLLSQVKGKGDDKAMLYHAHTPEEAKQKATLTQEQSIILSIIRSAGNRGIASAQITRTIGTDTMPISMLRKVLKTLESEGHIKQFKPVNAPTSVYYILAHLKLPEEISGGVWFDDNKEYDQGLVETICAVLLNRVRTATYVDNKKRSEEAKSLVPNALNTSTKYHSLLTPMALRTYVNKLGVTSATLSVKNVMECMRALELDGLVEVIKPVGGVHFQEDSDDESTARSSKRRKVESDSEDEERDKEREKAKMKAKEKAKMKKRREKEKERERKEKERERKRREKEKERERRRKEKEKERKRKEKERGKKKKKAYGSDNEDSDDALLSINDDGKKRRSRSLSISSVSSISSSSSSSESDSDSDSDSSISSVASSQLDTSTIPFRPSAAATVPASTPAQIIPGGLSGGLTDLTDTAIIYRATSRISIPLGQTQAPCGKCPVFHFCEEDGPVNPTGCEYYGEWLGDSVGGWEKEALGKMRPGWADNEDDKGKDKTNEAELNGNGDVVMEEY is encoded by the exons ATGAGCTCCATGTCTACTGCAGACCAGCAGGTCTGGAAAAAGGTCCTTGCGGCCAAAAACAAAGTGCGTTTGTCGTCCGCAATGAATAACGGCGGGCTAACGAAACGGCGTTCAGAATATGAGCTTGACTCAGATAGAGGCGAGCTTCCCTACTATGAGCAAAAGGCTGTTATGAGTTCCGTTACGACCCTTCTTAAACTT AGATTATTGAGCCAGgtgaaaggaaaaggagacgaTAAAGCTATGCTGTACCATGCCCATACGCCCGAAGAAGCCAAACA AAAAGCGACTCTTACACAAGAACAATCTATAATCCTTTCTATCATCCGTTCAGCAGGTAACAGAGGTATAGCCAGTGCACAAATTACTAGAACCATTGGGACAGATACCATGCCTATCTCCATGTTACGGAAAGTACTGAAGACACTAGAGAGTGAAGGGCATATCAAACAATTCAAGCCTGTTAAT GCTCCGACTTCTGTATACTACATTTTGGCCCATCTCAAACTCCCTGAGGAGATTTCCGGTGGTGTGTGGTTTGACGATAACAAGGAATACGACCAAGGCCTCGTCGAAACCATTTGCGCCGTCCTTCTTAACCGTGTTCGCACAGCGACCTACGTAGATAACAAGAAACGTAGCGAAGAAGCCAAATCCCTTGTTCCCAACGCACTCAATACCTCTACCAAATACCACTCCCTTCTTACGCCTATGGCCCTTCGCACATATGTCAACAAGCTTGGTGTCACCTCTGCCACATTATCTGTCAAGAACGTCATGGAGTGTATGCGTGCACTGGAGCTCGATGGGCTTGTGGAAGTTATCAAGCCTGTAGGAGGTGTTCATTTCCAGGAAGATTCGGATGATGAAAGTACTGCAAGGAGCAGCAAGCGTaggaaggtggagagtgatagcgaggatgaagagcggGATaaagagcgagaaaaggcaaagatgaaggctaaagaaaaggcaaagatgaagaaacgaagggaaaaagaaaaggaacgGGAacgaaaggagaaggaaagagaacgCAAACgcagggagaaggaaaaagaacgagagagacggaggaaagaaaaagaaaaggagagaaagagaaaggagaaggagaggggaaagaaaaagaagaaggcctACGGCTCGGACAATGAAGATTCTGATGATGCCCTCCTCTCAATCAACGATgacggcaagaagagacggtCTCGATCCttatccatctcttccgtctcttcaatctcttcctcttcttcttcttccgaatCCGATTCCGACTCTGATTCTgattcttccatctcctccgTCGCTTCCTCCCAACTCGACACTTCCACCATTCCTTTCAGGCCATCTGCAGCTGCCACCGTTCCCGCCTCTACCCCTGCCCAGATCATCCCCGGAGGCTTATCTGGCGGCCTCACAGATTTGACAGACACTGCCATCATCTACCGTGCCACTTCCCGCATATCCATCCCACTCGGACAGACGCAGGCACCATGTGGCAAGTGTCCAGTATTTCATTTttgtgaagaggatggacCTGTTAACCCCACAGGGTGTGAGTATTATGGGGAGTGGTTGGGAGATTCGGTCGGTGGatgggagaaagaagcgcttgggaagatgagaccAGGATGGGCGGATAACGAGGATGATAAAGGGAAGGACAAGACGAATGAAGCGGAACTGAACGGGAACGGGGATGTTGTAATGGAAGAGTACTAA